The sequence CGGGTCTACCGGCTCGACCCCGCCCCCCTGTCCGAGGTCGACGCCTGGCTCGACCGCTACCGCCGCTTCTGGTCCGACCGCCTCGACATCCTCGGCGACCACCTCGAACGCTCTCGACGGGAGACGACGACATGACCCTCGGCGCCATCACCCCGGACGGCGACACCCGGACCGTGCGCTTCGAGCGCCGCTACCCCGTGCCGAGAGAGGAGGTGTGGGCCGCGCTCACCGAGCCCGACCGGCTGGCGCAGTGGCTCACCGAGGCGACGTTCGAGCCTCGGGAGGGCGGCCGGGTGGCGTTCGACTTCGGCGACGGCGGCACCTGCACGGGGACGGTGCTCGTGTGGGACCCGCCGGCCGTGCTCGAGTACGGGTGGGACTTCCCCGACGAGTCCCGCTCCGTGGTCCGCTGGGAGCTGGCCGAGGACGGGGACGGGGGCGGGACGGCCGTCACCCTCGTGCACCGCCTGCTCGGGCCGGCGACGGCCGTCGGCTACGGGGCCGGCTGGCACGCCCACCTCGACCAGCTCGAGGCCCACGTCACCGGCGGGGGCGACGTGGACTGGGCGGCCCGCTACCAGGCCCTCCGCCCGGCCTACGAGGCGCTCGGGGCCGGGTAGCCCCCGAGCGACCGCCGGGCGCTACCCGTCGTCGAGGAGCCCCTCGGGCAGGTCCACGACGAGGTCGGCGCCGATCCGGCTCACGAGGAACGTGAGGGGGACGAGCGCGCCGGACTCCAGCACGAGCAGGTCGCTCGCCGGGTTGGCCTCGACGGCGGTGACGAGACCGAGGTCGCGGCCGCCGAGGTCGCGCACCCGGGCCCCGATCAGCTCGTGGACCCACAGGGCGCCGGGGTCGTCGATCGGCTCGGCCCGCAGGACGGCACCCCGGAGCCGGTCGGCGCCCTCGCGGTCGACCACGCCGGCGAAGCGCACGATCCACCGGCGCTGGTGGGGCCGGGCCGACTCGACCTCGAGGGCGGTGCCGTCGGCGTCGAGCACCGACCCGGCGTCGAGCCGCTCGTGGCGGTCGGTGACGAGGTCGACGACGACCTCGCCCCGGATGCCGTGGGGCTTGACGACCCGGCCGACCTCGAGCACGGACGAGACCGGCTAGTCGACGAACTCCACGTCGACGTCGACGCCGTCCCGCACGGCGGCGGCGCGCACGACGGTGCGGATGGCGTTGGCGATCCGGCCCCGCTTGCCGATGACGCGGCCCATGTCGGACGGGCTCACGTGCACCTCGAGGCTCAGGCCCCTCCGGGTCTCGACCACGTCGACCCGCACGGCGTCGGGGTCGTCGACGACGGCCTTGGCCAGGTACTCGAGCACCGCCTGGGCGGTCGCCGCGGGGACCCGGTTGCCGGCGTCCTCGTCGTCGTAGTCGTCGTCCAGCTCGTCGTCGAGGTCGACGGGCGCGCCGCTGTCGGTCACGACGAGCTCGACGCGGGCTCGGCCGGCGCCGGCGCGCCGCCGCCCTTGTACTCGCCCCACGCCCCCGAGATCTCGAGGAGCTTGCGCACGGTGTCGGTGGGCTGGGCGCCGTTGCGCAGCCAGCCGACCGCCTTCTCGTTGTCGATCTCGATGCGGGACGGGTCCTCGCGCGGCGCGTAGGTGCCGACGATCTCGATGAACCGGCCGTCCCTCGGGGACCGGGAGTCGGCCGCCACCACTCGGTAGGTCGGCTGGCGCTTCTTGCCCATCCGCATCAGGCGGAGTCTGACTGCCACTGCTGTTCGTCCTCGCTCGTCGTGTCGGTGTGGGGTCGCTAGCGCCCGGGGACCTCGAGGGGCACCCGCCCGCCCTTGCGGCCCTTGCGCTGCTTCTTCGTGCCCATCCCCCCGAACCGCTTCATCAGCCGCTGCATCTCCTTGAACTGCTTGAGCAGCTGGTTGACGTCCGAGGGGTTGGTGCCGCTCCCGTTGGCGATGCGGGTGCGGCGGGAGCCGTCGATGATCGCAGGGTTGGCCCGCTCCTCGCGGGTCATCGAGTGGATGATGGCCTCGATCCTGGCCAGCTCCCGCTCGTCGATCTCGGCATTGCGCAGCTCCTTGGGGACGCCGGGCAGCATGCCCACCAGCTGCTGGAGCGGCCCCATCTTCTTGATCTGCTGCATCTGCTCGAGGAAGTCGTCGAAGGTGAACTGCCCCTCGAACAGCTTGGCCGCCGCCGCCTCGGCCTCTTCCTTGTCGTAGGCCTCCTCGGCCCGCTCGATGAGCGTGAGCACGTCGCCCATGCCGAGGATCCGCCCGGCCATGCGGTCCGGGTGGAACTGCTCGAAGTCGGCCAGCTTCTCGCCGACCGAGGCGAAGGCGATGGGCCGGCCGACGACCTCCTTCACCGAGAGGGCGGCGCCGCCTCGGGCGTCGCCGTCGAGCTTGGTGAGGATGACGCCGTCGAGCTCGAGGGTGGCGTGGAAGGACTCGGCCACGGTGACGGCGTCCTGGCCGGTCATGGCGTCGACGACGAGGAACGTGTAGTCCGGCGAGACGGCCTCGGAGATGCGCCGGACCTGGTCCATCATCTCCGCGTCGACGGCGAGGCGGCCGGCCGTGTCGACGATGGCGACGTCGCGACCGAGGCGGCGGGCCTCGGCCACGCCGGCCCCGGCGGTGGTCACGGGGTCGCCCGGCTCGCTGAACACCGGGACGTCGACCTGGCGACCGAGCGTGCGCAGCTGCTCGACGGCGGCGGGGCGCTGGAGGTCGGCCCCGATCAGAAGCGGGTTGCGGCCCTGCTGCTTGAACCAGCGGGCCAGCTTGGCCGAGTTGGTGGTCTTGCCCGAGCCCTGGAGCCCGGCCATGAGGACCACGGTGGGCGGCCGGGAGGCGTACCTGATCCGCAGCGTCTCGCCGCCGAGGGCGCCGACCAGCTCCTCGTGGACGAGCTTGATGACCTGCTGGCCGGGGGTGAGGCTCTTCGAGAGCTCCATCCCGACGGCCCGCTCCCGGATGCGGGCGACGATCCCGCGCGCCACCCGGAAGTTGACGTCGGCCTCGAGCAGGGCGAGGCGGATCTCGCGAAGGATCTCGTCGACGTCGTCGTCGCTCAGGCGACCGCGGCCGCGCAGGCGTCGGAAGATCCCGTCGAACCGGTCGGAGAGCGCCTCGAACATGCGACCGACCAGGCTATCCGAGCCCGCCGCCGTTGCCCGACGGGAACGAGGCGGCGTCCGTTGACGGGCCGTGGCCGCGTGACTACGGTGCACATCCACCCTCAACGTGCGGAGAGGGTCCAACGGCGTGTAGTACCCGACCGGCGCTCCTCATCGACCGGCGGGACGGCGGAACGGCGGACGGCGGCCTCGACGGCACCGGCTCTCCTCCCGCGCGGCGCGCCCTCGCCGCACCCGAACGAGAAGGAGCGCCCATGCCGACCCTCGAGATGACCGAGGAGATCGTGGCCCGCTGGCGGAGCGAGGCCGGCGACGACAACCCCGCCGGCCCCCTGTTCAGCGGCCGGTACGCCGAGGTCGAGCTCGCCGAGCCGATGGCGGCGGCCACGCTGCGGTGCGAGACGTTCGGCCAGTGCGGGACCGCCTGTACGGGGTCCTACCCGAACCAGTGCTGCTGACGGCCAGACGCCTTCGTGGCTGAGCCCCGGGCCGGCGACCTCGCCACCGCGCTCGAACCCGTCGTCGGCCCGGCGCTCGCCGGG is a genomic window of Acidimicrobiales bacterium containing:
- a CDS encoding SRPBCC family protein; its protein translation is MTLGAITPDGDTRTVRFERRYPVPREEVWAALTEPDRLAQWLTEATFEPREGGRVAFDFGDGGTCTGTVLVWDPPAVLEYGWDFPDESRSVVRWELAEDGDGGGTAVTLVHRLLGPATAVGYGAGWHAHLDQLEAHVTGGGDVDWAARYQALRPAYEALGAG
- the rimM gene encoding ribosome maturation factor RimM (Essential for efficient processing of 16S rRNA); translated protein: MLEVGRVVKPHGIRGEVVVDLVTDRHERLDAGSVLDADGTALEVESARPHQRRWIVRFAGVVDREGADRLRGAVLRAEPIDDPGALWVHELIGARVRDLGGRDLGLVTAVEANPASDLLVLESGALVPLTFLVSRIGADLVVDLPEGLLDDG
- a CDS encoding KH domain-containing protein, encoding MTDSGAPVDLDDELDDDYDDEDAGNRVPAATAQAVLEYLAKAVVDDPDAVRVDVVETRRGLSLEVHVSPSDMGRVIGKRGRIANAIRTVVRAAAVRDGVDVDVEFVD
- the rpsP gene encoding 30S ribosomal protein S16, yielding MAVRLRLMRMGKKRQPTYRVVAADSRSPRDGRFIEIVGTYAPREDPSRIEIDNEKAVGWLRNGAQPTDTVRKLLEISGAWGEYKGGGAPAPAEPASSSS
- the ffh gene encoding signal recognition particle protein — encoded protein: MFEALSDRFDGIFRRLRGRGRLSDDDVDEILREIRLALLEADVNFRVARGIVARIRERAVGMELSKSLTPGQQVIKLVHEELVGALGGETLRIRYASRPPTVVLMAGLQGSGKTTNSAKLARWFKQQGRNPLLIGADLQRPAAVEQLRTLGRQVDVPVFSEPGDPVTTAGAGVAEARRLGRDVAIVDTAGRLAVDAEMMDQVRRISEAVSPDYTFLVVDAMTGQDAVTVAESFHATLELDGVILTKLDGDARGGAALSVKEVVGRPIAFASVGEKLADFEQFHPDRMAGRILGMGDVLTLIERAEEAYDKEEAEAAAAKLFEGQFTFDDFLEQMQQIKKMGPLQQLVGMLPGVPKELRNAEIDERELARIEAIIHSMTREERANPAIIDGSRRTRIANGSGTNPSDVNQLLKQFKEMQRLMKRFGGMGTKKQRKGRKGGRVPLEVPGR
- a CDS encoding DUF6229 family protein; amino-acid sequence: MPTLEMTEEIVARWRSEAGDDNPAGPLFSGRYAEVELAEPMAAATLRCETFGQCGTACTGSYPNQCC